A window from Garra rufa chromosome 14, GarRuf1.0, whole genome shotgun sequence encodes these proteins:
- the dhx40 gene encoding probable ATP-dependent RNA helicase DHX40 — MSKSEKSRETQKHETRKLPIYQHKDKLIQAVKDNTFLIVTGETGSGKTTQLPQYLYKAGLCRNGGIGVTQPRRVAAITVAQRVSHEMGVRLGEEVGYQVRFDDCSTQNTMIKYMTDGCMLREILADPGLSQYSIVILDEAHERSLNTDVLLGLLKKTLLKGSRGRKTPLKLVVMSATLETEKLSSFYENCPVFTIPGRTYPVKEKFCNLIGPKDKDSSVYVKEVVKMTLDVHTNEAAGDILVFLTGQSEIEKACDLLFQKAEILDYRYDVHDRSVEGLLILPLYGSMPTDQQKQIFQPSPKGVRKCVVATNIAATSLTIDGIRYIVDSGFVKQLNHDSNVGLDILEVVPISKSEAQQRAGRAGRTSAGKCFRIYSKDFWDKCMPEYTIPEIQRTSLTSVILTLKCLGIHDVIRFPYLDCPEERFILTALKQLYQYDAIDRRGEVTRLGRLMVEFPLPPNLTRALLKAAALGCEDVMLPVAAMLSVENIFIRPGKPEEQKEAELRHKEIAACAGGSNDFLMLLCVFEKCRTSDNPSAWCKEHWIHWRAVKSAFSVETQLREILLRLKQQKDFPHETFEGSRSELLRQCLCLGYFTNVARRSIGKSFCTMDGHGSSVIIHPSSCLFGQELQLDWIIFHDVLVTSRVYVRTVCPIRYEWVKDLLPKLHEIDVYELSSVAREEVTDKEMAQWERKEAAKRQAEATEDAAKKLEKRNDESSITEARARYLERKQHRLQRKGT, encoded by the exons ATGTCAAAATCAGAGAAGAGCAGAGAAACACAGAAGCATGAAACAAGAAAGCTGCCTATTTACCAGCACAAAGACAAACTCATTCAGGCAGTGAAGGACAACACGTTTTTGATCGTAACGGGTGAAACTGGCAGCGGAAAGACCACTCAACTGCCTCAGTACTTGTATAAAGCAG GTCTTTGCAGGAATGGTGGGATTGGTGTGACTCAGCCCAGGAGGGTTGCAGCCATCACTGTAGCCCAGAGGGTGTCCCATGAGATGGGGGTCAGGCTGGGTGAAGAGGTGGGATACCAAGTGCGCTTCGATGACTGCTCAACACAG AACACTATGATTAAATACATGACAgatggctgtatgctgagggaGATTCTTGCGGACCCCGGTTTATCACAGTACAGCATTGTCATCCTGGATGAAGCCCATGAGAGGAGCCTGaataca GATGTTTTGCTTGGCTTGCTCAAGAAGACTCTGTTAAAGGGGTCCCGTGGCCGTAAAACACCCCTCAAATTGGTTGTAATGTCAGCAACGTTAGAAACGGAAAAGCTCAGCTCTTTTTATGAAAACTGTCCTGTGTTCACAATTCCTGGGCGTACATATCCAGTCAAGGAGAAATTCTGCAATCTTATTGGCCCGAAAGACAAAGATAGTTCAGTCTATGTCAAAGAG gtggtaaaaatgactttagatgtGCACACAAATGAAGCAGCCGGTGATATTTTGGTCTTTCTGACTG GACAGTCTGAAATCGAGAAAGCCTGTGATCTGCTTTTTCAGAAGGCTGAGATCTTAGACTACCGTTATGATGTCCACGACCGATCTGTTGAAGGGCTTCTTATCCTGCCTTTATATGGATCAATGCCAACAG atCAGCAAAAGCAAATATTTCAGCCTTCACCAAAAGGTGTGAGGAAATGTGTGGTAGCGACAAATATTGCTGCAACTTCACTCACAATCGATGGAATCAG ATATATCGTTGACAGTGGATTTGTGAAACAACTAAATCACGACTCAAATGTTGGTTTGGATATTTTGGAAGTGGTGCCTATATCCAA GAGCGAGGCTCAGCAGAGAGCAGGCAGGGCTGGACGAACCTCTGCAGGAAAATGCTTCAGGATTTACAGTAAAGACTTCTGGGACAAGTGTATGCCTGAGTACACCATTCCAGAGATTCAGCGGACCAGTCTTACATCTGTCATTCTCACACTCAAATGTCTTGGAATCCATGATGTGATTAG ATTTCCATACCTGGACTGTCCAGAGGAACGGTTTATCCTGACTGCACTGAAACAGCTGTATCAGTATGATGCGATTGATAG GAGAGGTGAAGTGACAAGGCTGGGGAGGTTGATGGTAGAGTTTCCTCTTCCTCCAAATCTTACTCGAGCTCTGCTCAAAGCTGCTGCTCTTGGGTGTGAAGATGTAATGCTGCCCGTGGCTGCCATGCTCTCAGTAGAGAACATCTTCATTCGACCAG gtaaacCAGAAGAACAAAAGGAAGCAGAGCTCAGACACAAAGAGATAGCAGCTTGTGCTGGCGGCTCCAATGATTTCCTCATGCTGCTCTGTGTGTTCGAGAAGTGCAGAACGAG TGACAATCCATCTGCCTGGTGCAAAGAGCACTGGATCCACTGGCGAGCAGTAAAGTCAGCTTTCAGTGTTGAGACTCAGCTGAGGGAGATTCTGCTTCGCCTAAAGCAG CAGAAAGACTTTCCACATGAGACGTTTGAGGGCAGTCGGAGTGAACTGCTGCGGCAGTGCCTTTGCCTGGGTTATTTCACCAATGTAGCAAGGAG ATCTATCGGGAAATCTTTCTGCACCATGGACGGACATGGATCCAGTGTTATCATTCATCCTTCATCATGT ctcTTTGGTCAAGAATTGCAGCTGGATTGGATCATCTTCCATGACGTGTTGGTCACCTCACGGGTTTATGTGAGAACAGTTTGTCCCATCCGTTACGAGTGGGTGAAGGACCTGTTGCCCAAGCTGCATGAAATCGACGTCTATGAGCTGAGTAGTGTTGCAAGGGAAGAAGTAACTGATAAAGAGATGGCCCAGTGGGAGAGGAAAGAGGCAGCAAAAAGACAAGCAG AAGCCACAGAGGATGCAGCAAAGAAGCTGGAAAAGCGAAACGACGAAAGCTCAATCACAGAGGCTCGTGCTCGCTACTTAGAGCGAAAACAGCATCGCCTACAAAGAAAGGGCACATGA
- the LOC141284185 gene encoding uncharacterized protein, whose product MSYIMYISRLWIFFGALVSLNALDHRNARCDEVTINAPLKSEVLLPCNFSVENYNETQGVNWRHFSSLVTITIGGKIFFDRPSEGRVNVFPLLSKHGNFSILIHDLQSSDIGTYFCELNSECWRVNINERPYSPYRNNESNPWFFFAAGAGLFILLFIGFSLSSKFYGKYVNTSSKSNPVNGVQSEGNNSPEERQNAESSEHGNKKRRGVRRGPTTVYENDIHAPNQSSAVQQGQQGQRPQRALRPVPEPTTNRYSDVYPYYVNQAELSVPANPGQQRKKQKHLQFKNPIYAE is encoded by the exons ATGTCATACATCATGTACATTTCACGTCTTTGGATATTTTTTGGTGCTTTGGTGTCTTTAAACG CTCTGGACCACAGAAATGCAAGATGTGATGAAGTCACCATCAATGCCCCTCTGAAATCTGAAGTCCTTCTCCCATGTAACTTTAGTGTAGAGAATTATAATGAAACACAGGGGGTGAATTGGAGGCACTTTTCCAGCCTTGTAACCATTACAATTGGAGGCAAAATCTTCTTTGATAGGCCTAGTGAAGGACGAGTGAATGTTTTTCCCCTTCTATCTAAACATGGAAACTTCTCCATCCTCATCCATGATCTGCAGTCTTCAGACATTGGAACATATTTCTGTGAGCTGAACAGTGAATGCTGGAGGGTGAACATCAATGAACGTCCGTACAGTCCGTACA GAAACAATGAGTCAAACCCCTGGTTCTTCTTTGCGGCTGGAGCTGGATTGTTTATTCTCCTTTTTATTGGATTCAGCCTGTCGTCAAAATTCTATG GAAAGTATGTAAATACGTCATCCAAATCAAATCCGGTTAATGGCGTACAGAGTGAAG GTAATAACTCTCCTGAAGAAAGACAGAATGCTGAAAGCAGCGAACATGGAAACAAAAAGAGGAGGG GTGTGAGAAGGGGCCCTACAACTGTTTATG AAAATGACATACATGCACCAAATCAAAGTTCAGCTGTGCAGCAGGGGCAGCAGGGGCAACGTCCTCAAAGAG CATTAAGACCTGTTCCCGAGCCAACAACAAATCGTTATTCGGATGTATATCCATACTATG tcaACCAGGCGGAGCTCTCTGTTCCAGCAAATCCTGGCCAACAACGGAAAAAACAAAAAC ATCTTCAGTTTAAAAATCCAATATACGCAGAATGA